In Exiguobacterium acetylicum, the genomic stretch TATCATTACGCAAAATGGTGCCGATGCACACGCGCTTGATCCATTGACTCATCTATCCTTAACGATGAAAAGTTATGAACAGATCCCTCAAATCGCTGTCGCTGCAGCAAATAAATATACGAATGGAAAAATCGTTGCTTTAGGAGGCGGTGGCTATGACTGGTATCGTGTCGTCCCCCGCGCGTGGAGTCAAGTTTTTGCTGCCATGACCGGACAAGCTCCGTTTCGTGGAGAGATTCCTACTTCATGGCAAAAACGTTGGAGTGGACAAGAAACAACCCCACCAACACACTGGCATGATCCAACACCACTCTACCCCGCCATTCCGCGACGACCTGAAATCGAAGAAAAAAATTGGGAGACCGTCAAACGACTAATTTGGCCGTTTGTGAGCGATGAGCGTAAGAAACAATTGACTGCGACTTCCCCTTACTCCATTGATTAATTGACTTTGTATCTTCACATTTATTTCGTTCGGAGTTCACAACTTGTTGCTATACTAAATATGGAATTTTTACTTAGTAAATGAATAATAGTTGGGGGAATCATCATGAAAAAGGCATGGCTATATTCCGGTCTTATTCTGTCGACGGGGATCGTACTCGCAGGGTGTGGCAATGAAAAACAGGCAATGGATCACGATAACATGCAAGGGTCAGGAAAACCGACGGTCGAAGTCAACGTCAATGTTCCAGCCAAGACAATGGAAGAAGATAAAGTTGTTTTTAAAGCGTCAGCTGTCGAACAAAAGAAACCAGTCAATCTTGAGGACGTGACATTTGAAGTTTGGGAAGCCGGAAAACAAGACGGTGCCCATCAAAAGTTCAAGGCAACCTTGAAAAAGACGGGTTCTTATCAAGCAGAAGCTAAACTTGCTGAAGGTGAGTATGAAGGACTGTATCATATCAATGATAAAAAAGGACTCCATCATATGGATAAGATCTCATTTGTTGTCATGGATCATTCACATGAAAAAGAGGAAGCATCTCACGAACATGGACATGATCACGAAGCTGTCGACGGTCTGTCTGTTCATTACATGGGCGCAACAAAAGCGAAAGCTGGTGCTGAACTTCCCGTCTCTTTTCATGTTTTCCTTGATGGGAAACCACTAAAGGCGAACGTACAAGTGGAAGTCATTGAAACGGGCATTGAAAAGCATAACTACGTTCCTTTAGAAAAAAAGGGCGATGCCTATAGCGGGAAAGTGACATTGACTGCACCTGGTCAGACGACGGTTCGACTCCATGTCGAAAATGACCAACTCCATCATCATCAAGATGAACTTATCACCGTCGCGAAATAAAAAAACGTCTCTTTTTTCAAGCAGCTTGCTTGAGAGAAGAGACGTTTTTTCGATTAAGGACGTGTCGAATCCCGTTGTTCGATCCGGTGTGGTAACGTAACATCGTTCGTTTCAATTTCTTCTTTGTTCAAGATTTTCGTCAATAGACGCATCGAGACTGCTCCGATATCATACATCGGTTGAACGACAGTCGTCAGTTTCGGACGAATCATCGTTGCAAGACGTGTGTTATCGTGTCCGATGACTTCGAAGTCTTCCGGTACACGGTGTCCCGCATCCTGTAAGGCATGGATGACACCAAGAGCCATCTCATCCGTTCCAGCAAAAATCGCGCGTGGGCAATCTTCTCCAAGTTCAAGCAATTGATTCATCGCCTTCATTCCTGAATCATACGTATAGTTTCCAAGGACGACATTTTGCTCGTTAAACGGAAGATTTGCTTCTTCGAGTGCTCGGCGATAACCCGCAAATTTCTTTTCACCATTGATTTGCTGTTCGAGTGGTCCAGTGATGAATCCAATCCGTTCATGTCCACGGTCGATCAAAGACTTAACAGCATCGTGCGCAGCACTCTCATAATCGATGTTGACGGCAGGAAGATCATAATCTTGATTCAACGTCGCAGCAAGAACGATCGGAACCGGTGATGTTTTGAACTCACGAACGAGATCCTCGTGCAGACGTCCACCCATGAAGATGATTCCATCCACCTGTTTTCCGAGTAATGTATTGAGCAAATGAATTTCTTTTTCCCGGTTTTGGTCGGAGTTACATAAAATGATGTTATATTTATACATTGTCGCGACATCCTCAATCCCGCGTGCTAAATCCGCAAAGAAGATGTTCGAGATATCGGGCACGATGACACCGACCGTCGTAGTTTTTTTACTTGCCAGTCCACGGGCAACAGCGTTTGGACGATAACCAAGCTGTTCGATTGCGTCTTGGACCTTCTTTCGTGTAGATGGTTTGACATTCGGGTTTCCGTTGACGACACGCGATACGGTCGCCATCGAAACAGCAGCCTCTCGTGCGACATCGTAAATCGTAATATTACTATTCAAAACAAATTCCTCCTTTAGTATGATCCATCTCAAGTGTTTTCATTTCGTTTTCATTTTTAGGCAACACGAAAGGAAGACAGGAAAAGATAGTTTTCTTTTCCCATTCTTCCTTCATTGTAAAACGTTTTCATTCGCTTTAGGTTACCCTTTTTCGGAAATCATTGAACGTTTAGTGCCGGAAAGGTAGTCGTCAAGTTTTCGATGAACGTATCGAATTCTTGGAAATCGAGTTGTTGGTTCGCATCAGACAACGCAAGTGCTGGGAACGGATGGACTTCGACCATGACAGCGTCTGCCCCGATCGCGTATGCCGCTTTTGCTGTTGGCAAGAGTAAATCCTTACGTCCTGTCGAGTGTGTGACATCGACCATGACAGGGAGATGCGTCTCTTGCTTCAGAATCGGAACTGCTGAGATATCAAGCGTGTTCCGTGTTGCACGTTCATACGTCCGAATACCACGCTCACATAAGATGACTTGATCGTTACCACTCGCCATGATGTACTCAGCCGCGTACATGAATTCCTCGAGCGTTGCAGAAAGACCTCGTTTTAAAAGAACCGGCTTATTCGTCCGACCGACTTCTTTGAGTAAATCGAAGTTTTGCATGTTGCGTGCGCCGACCTGGATGATGTCGACATATGGTAAAGCAGATTCAACGGCGCTCGGTGTCATGATTTCAGTGATGACATGCAAACCGTGCGCGTCCGCTGCTTTTTTCAACATCTTTAGACCTTCGAGTCCTAGCCCTTGGAAGTCGTAAGGCGATGTACGTGGTTTGTACGCTCCGCCTCGCATGAACTTCACGCCATGTTTCGCGAGCTGTTCCGCGACCTCAAATACTTGTTCTTCGCTCTCGACCGCACACGGTCCAGCGATCAATTGTTGTGAACCGTCTCCGATGACGGCATCTCCGATCCGGATGATCGTATTCGTCGGTTTTTGTTTCCGTGATACGAGTAATTTCCGAGTCCGATCTTCTCCTTGTAATTCAAGAGAAGCTTTGAAAATTTCTTTAAATACATGCTGAAGGCGTCCTGTTTCAAAAGGTCCATGGTTATTAGCGGCAATTGATTCGAGCATTTGACGTTCTCGAACAGGGTCGTATCGATCAAGCCCTTGTGCTCGTTTAACTTTTCCGATTTCAACGGCAATTTGACCTCGTCTGTTCATCAATTCCAATAATTCTGCATTCACTAAATCGAGTTCATCACGTAATCTTTTTAATTCTGCATGTTGATCCATGTCCTACCACTCCCTAATCAGCATATAGCTCGTAATAGCAACTAATTATAGCGAACTCTTTCTCTGTTGTACATAAAGAAGCTGCATGATTTCTTAAAATATGAAAATAAATTACGTTTTTTCATATAATTTTTTGATGTTTTCTCTATAAGGAAACATAGAAAAAGAGCCCTCATGATGAGAGCTCCTCATGTATTGATTATTTCTTATGATTCACATCAGACTGTGGATCATTGTCTTCCTCTTGTTCGTCTGCTAACTGTTCACGTAACTCCGAAAGTTCAACGACCGTCTCCGTGTCGATCTCTTCTGCAACAGACGCCCCATCCACTTCGTCGCCGATTTCACGTTCGATGTCCCGTACGAGTTGCTCCGCTTCTGCGAGAGCAGCATCAATGCTTGCCTGATCCTTCTCAAAGCCCGCATATTGTGCCGCTTCTTGAACCGTTGGATTGTTCTTCGCTTTTTCAATGACAGGTGCTGCCTTATCTTTCGCTAGTTGAATCCACTCACCTACGAGTGGCTCCGCTTTTTCACGGACGACTTGTGTCTGTTCCGTCAAACGTTGACGCGCAGGAGCCGTACGCTCGTCAATCAGATTGCGTACTTCACGACCTGATTTTGGGCTAGAAAGGAGAGCTGCCGCAGCACCAATCAATCCACCAACGATGACTCCGGCAAGGAAGCCTCCTCCTTTAGAAGAATCTTGTGCTTGATATGGGTGTTGTTTTGTCATGATTTACGATCTCCCTTCAACTCATCTGGAATGCTTTCGACGTCCGGTACTGACACGACTTCCGGTGTGACCGGCGCCTCTGCTTTTTTCCGGAATCGACGACGTGGCTTTTTCTCAACCGTCGTCGTTGCCGTCGAATGATTTTGAACCGTAGTCTCTGCCGGTTTATTTTTCTTAAATAACTCTACAGCGACTGAGCCCCAACGGACTGCTTGCGCAATCTGTTCTTTATTCGTATCCGCTGCACCAGCAACCGTATCGGATACTGTCCGGACAGAATCTGTCACTTTGTTTAATGACGTACCGAGTTCTTCGATCGAGTTTGCGACAGGTGCAAGCAATTCTGTTTTTTCTTCAATCGTATCGACCAGACGATTCGTCTTATGTAACAACGCTGTCGTCTCCATCATGATACCGTCTAATTGACGTTCAAGTCCTGCTGTCGTGTTGGCTACATTGTTGAGCGTCTTACTCGCAGCACCTAATACACGGGCAAGGAAAATGACGAGCACTACGAATGCGATCGCAGCGACTAATCCGGCGATTCCGCCTAATGTGATTTCCATGGTTCTTGCCTCCAATTTTTTTGCATAGTCTTTTGTTGATAGTTCGACATGTAGCAAGTCGTTCCTGCTACTCCAAATGGTTTATTTCCGTTACAATGATAAATGAAACCTACATAATCCATTTCGAGGGGGAAATTTCATGCGTGACCCACGTCTTACTCAACTGGCAACGAATCTCATTAACTATTCGGTTGCCCTTGAACCTGGTGAAAAAGTATTGATTGAAAACTTCGGCATCGAACGCGAACTGGTCGAGGCACTCGTTGAAGCTGCCTACGCGGCTGGCGGTCATCCGTTCGTTTTACTTAAGGATAATCGTATCCTACGAAAATTATACCGAAATGCTTCAGAAGAGCAACTCCAATTGATGGCAGACATCGAACGCAAGCAAATGCAAGCGATGGATGCATACATCGGACTACGTGCTGGTGACAACATCAATGAATTATCAGATGTGCCGGCTGAACAGATGAAACTGTACGGTCAAACGATCGGTAAGATGCACACACAAGATCGTGTCAAAGGAACGAAATGGGTCGTCCTTCGTTTCCCAACCGCATCGATGGCGCAACTTGCGAACCAATCAACAGAAGCATTCGAAGACTTCTACTTCGATGTCTGTACGCTTGATTACGAAAAAATGGGTCAAGCGATGGAACCACTCGTTGACTTGATGAACCGGACGGATCGTGTTCGTCTCGTCGGGCCAGGAACGGATCTAACGTTTTCGATCAAAGACATCCCAGCCATCAAATGCGCTGGAAATGCCAACATTCCAGACGGTGAAGTCTTTACGGCACCGGTCAAGGATTCGGTCAACGGTGTCATCTCGTACAATACACCGTCTCCATATCAAGGGTTCACGTTTGAAAACGTCAAACTGACGTTCAAAGACGGTAAAATCGTCGAAGCAACAGCGAACGATACAGATCGGATCAATCAAGTCTTCGATACAGATGCTGGTTCCCGTTTCGTCGGCGAATTCGCGATCGGCGTCAATCCTTTCATTCAGCATCCGATGAAGGATATTCTATTCGATGAAAAAATCGATGGTAGCTTCCACTTCACACCAGGTCAAGCTTACGAAGAAGCCTACAATGGTAATGACTCATCCGTTCACTGGGATCTCGTCAACATCCAACGTCCCGATTACGGTGGTGGAGAAATCTGGTTCGACGACGTATTGATCCGTAAAGACGGTCGTTTCGTCCTTCCAGAACTCGAAGTCCTCAATCCTGAAAACCTGAAATAAGAAAAAGCGGATGGCTCGTCCTACATAGGACGGGGTCATCCGTTTTCTTTATCTTATTTTTTCAATGTCGCACGAAGCATCCAAATTTGTTTTTCGATTTCCTTCGCTTGACCAAGTAAATCATCTTCAACCGTCACGTCTTGTGCCTCAAGATGTTCAATCGCATCGAGCATCTCTTTTCGGACTTGTTGGAAGTCTTTGATGACGGAATCAATCATCTCATCTGCCGATAATCCTGATTTCGCTTCTTCAAGCGTCGTTTGCTCTAAATACTCTTTCAGTGTCGCAGAAGGTGTTCCGTTATTCATCAGTAGACGTTCTGCAACAACATCATATTGTTCAGACACCCATGTATAAAGTTCTTCAAGCTTCTCGTGAAGCGTTAAGAAGTCTGGTCCTTTAATGTACCAATGATAATTGTGGAGTTTGACGAACAGTACCCCATAGTTTGCTACCTGTTGATTCAAGGCTGATTTTGCATGATTACTAATCATCTGATATTCCCCTTTCCTGATTTCAAATGACGTTCTATTTCATCTTTATCCTTAAATAACAAAGAATAAACATCATTCTCAGGAAAAGTGCTCTATCGAGGACGCTTTAATCCTTTCAACATATACCCACCTTTGAAGTCGACGGAATCAAATGCGACGAGAAATGCTTTCGGTTCGTATTCTTCGACGAGATTACGAAGCACTTTCATACGTGTTCGAGCCGCGAGCACGTCTAACCGGTAACGGACACCGTCTCGTCCTTGACCTTGGTAATGTGTCACGCCAAAACCATTATCGCGAATGACTTGAATCAGTTCCGCTGGAAATTCTTGCGTATGCACTTGAATCATATTGTAACCGATGGCGAGTTTTCGCTCGACATATCCACCGACGAGTATTCCTAAACCAAATCCAAGCGCGTAAACGACCATGCCGAGTGTCGTTAAGTCTTGGAATACGATTCCTAGTGCAAAAATGTAAATCAATGTTTCGACTGTGCCAAATAATCCGGCAATGACAGTCCGCCCTTTGACGAGCATGATCGTCCGTAATGTCAAAACAGGAACGTAAATCAACTGGAGCAATAAGATGAGTAAAATCTGTCCCATGGTGTCTTTCCTTTCTGTTAATAACTTCAACACATACACACTATTTCAAACTTTATTTCAAGATGCAATCCTATTTTAGATTTTCATCATCGGTTTTTTGAAATTACTATCATAATTCAAAATTACGA encodes the following:
- a CDS encoding DUF2179 domain-containing protein; the protein is MGQILLILLLQLIYVPVLTLRTIMLVKGRTVIAGLFGTVETLIYIFALGIVFQDLTTLGMVVYALGFGLGILVGGYVERKLAIGYNMIQVHTQEFPAELIQVIRDNGFGVTHYQGQGRDGVRYRLDVLAARTRMKVLRNLVEEYEPKAFLVAFDSVDFKGGYMLKGLKRPR
- a CDS encoding bifunctional 3-deoxy-7-phosphoheptulonate synthase/chorismate mutase — protein: MDQHAELKRLRDELDLVNAELLELMNRRGQIAVEIGKVKRAQGLDRYDPVRERQMLESIAANNHGPFETGRLQHVFKEIFKASLELQGEDRTRKLLVSRKQKPTNTIIRIGDAVIGDGSQQLIAGPCAVESEEQVFEVAEQLAKHGVKFMRGGAYKPRTSPYDFQGLGLEGLKMLKKAADAHGLHVITEIMTPSAVESALPYVDIIQVGARNMQNFDLLKEVGRTNKPVLLKRGLSATLEEFMYAAEYIMASGNDQVILCERGIRTYERATRNTLDISAVPILKQETHLPVMVDVTHSTGRKDLLLPTAKAAYAIGADAVMVEVHPFPALALSDANQQLDFQEFDTFIENLTTTFPALNVQ
- a CDS encoding Dps family protein, which encodes MISNHAKSALNQQVANYGVLFVKLHNYHWYIKGPDFLTLHEKLEELYTWVSEQYDVVAERLLMNNGTPSATLKEYLEQTTLEEAKSGLSADEMIDSVIKDFQQVRKEMLDAIEHLEAQDVTVEDDLLGQAKEIEKQIWMLRATLKK
- a CDS encoding FixH family protein, translated to MKKAWLYSGLILSTGIVLAGCGNEKQAMDHDNMQGSGKPTVEVNVNVPAKTMEEDKVVFKASAVEQKKPVNLEDVTFEVWEAGKQDGAHQKFKATLKKTGSYQAEAKLAEGEYEGLYHINDKKGLHHMDKISFVVMDHSHEKEEASHEHGHDHEAVDGLSVHYMGATKAKAGAELPVSFHVFLDGKPLKANVQVEVIETGIEKHNYVPLEKKGDAYSGKVTLTAPGQTTVRLHVENDQLHHHQDELITVAK
- the ccpA gene encoding catabolite control protein A, with the translated sequence MNSNITIYDVAREAAVSMATVSRVVNGNPNVKPSTRKKVQDAIEQLGYRPNAVARGLASKKTTTVGVIVPDISNIFFADLARGIEDVATMYKYNIILCNSDQNREKEIHLLNTLLGKQVDGIIFMGGRLHEDLVREFKTSPVPIVLAATLNQDYDLPAVNIDYESAAHDAVKSLIDRGHERIGFITGPLEQQINGEKKFAGYRRALEEANLPFNEQNVVLGNYTYDSGMKAMNQLLELGEDCPRAIFAGTDEMALGVIHALQDAGHRVPEDFEVIGHDNTRLATMIRPKLTTVVQPMYDIGAVSMRLLTKILNKEEIETNDVTLPHRIEQRDSTRP
- a CDS encoding aminopeptidase, with amino-acid sequence MRDPRLTQLATNLINYSVALEPGEKVLIENFGIERELVEALVEAAYAAGGHPFVLLKDNRILRKLYRNASEEQLQLMADIERKQMQAMDAYIGLRAGDNINELSDVPAEQMKLYGQTIGKMHTQDRVKGTKWVVLRFPTASMAQLANQSTEAFEDFYFDVCTLDYEKMGQAMEPLVDLMNRTDRVRLVGPGTDLTFSIKDIPAIKCAGNANIPDGEVFTAPVKDSVNGVISYNTPSPYQGFTFENVKLTFKDGKIVEATANDTDRINQVFDTDAGSRFVGEFAIGVNPFIQHPMKDILFDEKIDGSFHFTPGQAYEEAYNGNDSSVHWDLVNIQRPDYGGGEIWFDDVLIRKDGRFVLPELEVLNPENLK
- a CDS encoding DUF948 domain-containing protein, with protein sequence MEITLGGIAGLVAAIAFVVLVIFLARVLGAASKTLNNVANTTAGLERQLDGIMMETTALLHKTNRLVDTIEEKTELLAPVANSIEELGTSLNKVTDSVRTVSDTVAGAADTNKEQIAQAVRWGSVAVELFKKNKPAETTVQNHSTATTTVEKKPRRRFRKKAEAPVTPEVVSVPDVESIPDELKGDRKS
- a CDS encoding YtxH domain-containing protein, with amino-acid sequence MTKQHPYQAQDSSKGGGFLAGVIVGGLIGAAAALLSSPKSGREVRNLIDERTAPARQRLTEQTQVVREKAEPLVGEWIQLAKDKAAPVIEKAKNNPTVQEAAQYAGFEKDQASIDAALAEAEQLVRDIEREIGDEVDGASVAEEIDTETVVELSELREQLADEQEEDNDPQSDVNHKK